One genomic region from Vicia villosa cultivar HV-30 ecotype Madison, WI unplaced genomic scaffold, Vvil1.0 ctg.001069F_1_1, whole genome shotgun sequence encodes:
- the LOC131633114 gene encoding uncharacterized protein LOC131633114 yields the protein MKLNEVVADVRLRYSTEITGCRAVKARKLARKVVEGDSAKQYNMLWSYGAELRRASIGNTLKMNISRTPPRFERCYMCFDGIKKALKVGCRPFIRLDGYHLKNKYGGILLIDVSRDANDQYLPLAIRVVDTETNDSWSLFVKLLPDDIGHENRWCFMSDQQKEEYPEFEHRFCLRHLYANFKKKYGGGTLYRYLIMAAAKATYLKSHEEKMNQIKEVSLDAYDWLNAIPKHKWCKHAFPLYSKCDVLMNNLSESFNATILMQRDKPIIAMFEWIKNYLMGRFATLKEKVENYKGEIMSKPLRRFDKEIEKCANWLPTYAGRLTFQVTYVMFIDNFVVDLAKKTCSCKFWDLVGIPCRHAVATIHRKVDDPIKYVHKCYHRNNYLACYNEFITPLNGQNEWPRTTDPDILPPSFKRGPSRPKKLRRRDPYEASQNKWKRTNTSHRCKTCFEYGHNKRTRKKNKQLASVEGEVPRTVAATQGS from the exons ATGAAATTGAATGAAGTTGTGGCTGATGTAAGACTTAGGTATTCTACAGAAATTACTGGGTGTAGGGCTGTTAAGGCTAGGAAGCTAGCTAGAAAGGTTGTTGAAGGAGACTCAGCCAAGCAATACAATATGCTTTGGTCTTATGGAGCTGAATTGAGGAGGGCATCAATAGGAAATACACTTAAGATGAACATTTCTAGAACACCTCCAAGGTTTGAAAGATGCTACATGTGTTTTGATGGAATCAAGAAAGCATTGAAGGTTGGATGCAGACCATTCATAAGGTTAGATGGCTATCACCTCAAAAACAAATATGGTGGAATCTTGCTGATTGATGTTAGTAGGGATGCAAATGaccaataccttcctcttgctaTTAGGGTTGTGGATACTGAAACTAATGACTCTTGGAGTTTGTTTGTTAAGTTACTTCCTGATGATATTGGTCATGAAAACAGGTGGTGCTTTATGTCTGACCAGCAAAAG GAAGAATATCCTGAGTTTGAACACAGGTTTTGCCTGAGGCATTTATATGCTAACTTTAAGAAGAAGTATGGAGGTGGTACACTATACAGATATCTCATTATGGCTGCAGCAAAGGCCACCTATTTGAAATCACATGAGGAGAAAATGAATCAGATTAAGGAGGTTAGTTTAGATGCTTATGATTGGTTAAATGCTATACCCAAACATAAGTGGTGTAAGCATGCATTTCCATTGTACTCTAAGTGTGATGTTCTGATGAACAACCTTAGTGAATCCTTTAATGCAACAATTTTAATGCAAAGGGATAAACCTATTATCGCCATGTTTGAATGGATTAAGAACTATCTCATGGGCAGGTTTGCCACTCTTAAGGAGAAAGTAGAAAATTACAAGGGAGAGATCATGTCAAAACCCCTTAGGAGGTTTGATAAGGAGATAGAAAAATGTGCAAATTGGTTGCCAACCTATGCTGGTAGATTAACCTTTCAGGTCACATATGTTATGTTCATAGATAATTTTGTTGTAGACTTAGCAAAAAAGACTTGTTCTTGTAAATTTTGGGACTTGGTTGGTATTCCTTGTAGACATGCAGTTGCAACCATACATAGGAAAGTTGATGATCCCATTAAGTATGTCCACAAATGTTATCATAGGAATAATTATTTGGCATGCTACAATGAATTTATCACCCCTCTTAATGGCCAAAATGAATGGCCAAGGACTACTGACCCAGACATATTACCACCTAGTTTTAAGAGAGGTCCAAGTAGACCCAAGAAACTAAGAAGAAGAGATCCATATGAGGCTTCTCAAAACAAGTGGAAAAGGACAAATACAAGTCATAGGTGCAAAACTTGCTTTGAATATGGGCACAACAAAAGGACCCGTAAGAAAAATAAACAACTAGCAAGTGTTGAAGGAGAAGTGCCAAGAACTGTTGCAGCCACTCAAGGTAGTTAA